The following coding sequences are from one Sardina pilchardus chromosome 16, fSarPil1.1, whole genome shotgun sequence window:
- the LOC134059537 gene encoding septin-5-like — translation MAYLNIDLTSLPQRQSGNCICYTLNTKREYLNEKEWKHHDGSPASNDAKIRQWTFGKEIENKINKTILLAGETGTGKTTLIHTMVNYMLGVKFEDKVWFELAEEEEKGQTLSKTLAVTVYKIHIEEQESSFTIIDTPGYGDTQSEDNGEAIAENLSELFESYGKIERIDTVGLVVKSSANRLTKSQRYIFDSILSLFGKDIEDNIVLLITHSDGLPPTNAIDAVKMANARCAKGDDGEPTHFLFNSRQLALGDGFPVAGESKIY, via the exons ATGGCATACCT CAACATCGACTTAACATCCCTCCCTCAGCGACAATCAGGAAATTGCATTTGCTATACActcaacacaaaaagagaataTCTTAATGAAAAGGAGTGGAAACATCACGATGGAAGTCCAGCATCGAATGATGCAAAAATCAGACAATGGACATTTGGAAAGGAGATtgaaaacaaaatcaacaaaaCTATTTTGCTTGCGGGGGAAACAGGAACAGGGAAGACCACTCTCATCCACACCATGGTCAATTACATGTTAGGAGTGAAGTTTGAAGACAAAGTTTGGTTTGAGCTcgcagaagaggaggaaaaaggccAGACTCTGTCCAAAACATTGGCTGTCACAGTGTACAAGATCCATATTGAGGAGCAGGAATCTTCTTTCACCATTATTGATACCCCAGGGTACGGAGACACACAAAGTGAAGATAATGGCGAGGCCATCGCTGAAAATTTATCTGAGCTGTTTGAATCATATGGAAAAATTGAAAGAATTGATACAGTTGGTCTTGTGGTAAAATCATCAGCGAATCGACTGACAAAATCTCAGCGTTACATCTTTGACTCCATTCTGTCCTTATTTGGCAAAGATATAGAAGATAACATAGTCCTCCTCATTACACACTCCGATGGACTGCCCCCTACAAATGCAATTGATGCCGTCAAAATGGCAAACGCAAGATGTGCCAAGGGTGACGATGGTGAACCAACTCACTTCCTATTTAACAGCCGACAAT TGGCTTTAGGGGATGGTTTTCCTGTTGCTGGAGAGAGCAaaatctactga
- the b4gat1 gene encoding beta-1,4-glucuronyltransferase 1, whose translation MHFSKKCSVFKVILSALFIVALLQLIYLSFLSRFHGKQQRYKYFELFGGGSKRNAHQSEKNSKKEHLRYSLSTGGIFDASGQYRVYKNLVKSDFSTNQKPGSGTSSNTLVLATHTTINNLHHLDSLLERWKNPLSIAIFAHGQDVKFATALVYALSIFCPHIQALVDFHLVCPSEETASFPEQDREHFSGLEDCAGVFAKLGSHRDKYKNYAIGSNISYPNNLLRNVARSGTDAAFILVIDMDMVPSDSLHQQFLDMVARRRANTEEVFVLPAFEIRHTRKLPATKSELVQLYQVGEVRPFYEELCPRCQAPTNYSRWVNQHEHGPDQLDVAYTLNWVDPWEPFYISARSVPLYDENFRQYGFNRISQACELHIAGYRFSVLNSAFVVHRGFKVQGEFHSRKDEENRRNRVLFRSFKEGLKTKYPSSPRRC comes from the exons ATGCATTTTTCGAAAAAATGTTCCGTTTTCAAAGTGATACTGAGTGCCCTGTTCATTGTAGCGTTATTGCAGTTGATCTATCTGTCATTCCTGTCGAGATTCCACGGTAAACAGCAGCGCTATAAATACTTCGAGTTGTTTGGTGGTGGAAGCAAGAGAAATGCCCACCAGTCCGAGAAGAACTCTAAAAAAGAACACCTCCGGTACTCTCTGTCTACTGGCGGCATTTTCGACGCCAGCGGGCAGTACCGAGTTTATAAAAACTTGGTAAAAAGTGACTTTTCGACCAATCAAAAGCCTGGATCAGGCACAAGTTCGAACACACTTGTGCTTGCTACGCACACCACCATAAACAATCTGCACCATCTAGACTCCCTGTTGGAGCGTTGGAAAAATCCCCTCTCTATTGCCATTTTTGCACACGGGCAAGATGTCAAATTCGCCACAGCGCTCGTGTACGCCCTCAGCATCTTTTGCCCTCACATCCAAGCACTGGTGGACTTCCACCTGGTCTGCCCGTCGGAGGAAACCGCGAGTTTCCCTGAACAGGACCGAGAGCATTTCTCAGGCCTCGAAGACTGTGCTGGGGTATTTGCCAAGCTAGGTTCTCACAGAGACAAGTATAAAAACTATGCCATCGGAAGCAATATCTCCTACCCTAACAACTTACTGCGTAACGTGGCCCGCAGTGGCACAGATGCCGCCTTCATCCTGGTCATCGACATGGACATGGTTCCCAGCGATAGCTTGCACCAGCAGTTCCTCGACATGGTGGCGAGGCGGAGGGCGAATACAGAGGAAGTGTTCGTGCTGCCTGCCTTTGAGATCCGCCACACGCGAAAGCTCCCGGCCACCAAGTCGGAGCTGGTGCAGCTGTACCAGGTGGGCGAAGTGAGGCCCTTCTACGAGGAGCTGTGCCCACGGTGCCAGGCTCCCACTAACTACTCGCGGTGGGTGAACCAGCACGAGCACGGGCCGGACCAGCTGGACGTGGCCTACACGCTGAACTGGGTCGACCCGTGGGAGCCCTTCTACATCAGCGCGCGGTCCGTGCCACTGTACGACGAGAACTTCAGGCAGTATGGATTCAACCGTATCAGCCAG GCCTGTGAGCTGCACATAGCTGGCTACCGGTTCTCCGTGCTCAACTCGGCGTTTGTGGTGCACCGGGGCTTCAAGGTGCAGGGCGAGTTCCACAGCCGCAAGGACGAGGAGAACCGAAGGAACCGCGTGCTGTTCCGCAGCTTCAAGGAAGGCCTGAAGACCAAGTACCCGTCCTCTCCCAGAcgttgctga
- the pfdn2 gene encoding prefoldin subunit 2, with the protein MAANSSSTGSKSVAGGGKQSGPSAEQVVATFQRMRQEQRSMASKAAEFEMEINEHSLVIDTLKDVDPSRKCFRLMGGVLVERTVKEVLPALENNKEQIGKLLEVLNQQMQTKGRDLTEYRERYNIRLVGEEEKGKPSAGSSNKEAGDGGSSKPSTGVLVS; encoded by the exons ATGGCAGCCAACAGCAGTAGCACGGGTAGTAAAAGCGTTGCTGGTGGTGGTAAACAGTCTGGACCATCGGCTGAGCag GTGGTGGCCACCTTCCAAAGGATGCGCCAGGAGCAGCGTAGCATGGCCTCCAAAGCCGCAGAGTTCGAGATGGAGATCAACGAGCACAGTCTGGTGATTGACACGCTGAAGGACGTCGACCCGTCCAGAAAGTGCTTCAGGCTCATGGGTGGCGTTCTGGTGGAGCGCACGGTCAAAGAGGTGCTTCCTGCGCTGGAGAACAACAAAGAGCAG ATTGGCAAGCTCTTGGAAGTGCTCAACCAGCAAATGCAGACCAAAGGGCGGGATCTGACGGAATACCGGGAGCGCTACAACATCCGATTGGTGGGTGAAGAGGAAAAGGGTAAACCGTCGGCTGGCTCATCCAATAAGGAGGCTGGAGATGGGGGCAGTTCTAAACCCAGCACAGGGGTGCTGGTGTCATAA
- the nit1 gene encoding deaminated glutathione amidase isoform X2: protein MLVSCVFRFHRCSAWHFSRISFTGQNRMSSSHPVAALCQMTATPDKEANFATGARLVEEAQAAGASMVFLPEGFDYIGSNLKQTLQLSETLSGETITRYSELARKLGVWLSLGGFHERGENWETSKRIYNSHVILNDQGDIVSVYRKGHLFDVELAEKGVSLKESSFTNPGTTLVPPVQTPIGKVGLAVCYDLRFPEHSLALLRHGAEILTYPSAFTVATGTAHWEVLLRARAVETQCYVLAAAQAGPHHPKRSSYGHALAVDPWGTVLSDLGPTDSGLALVEVDLQKLRDTRREMPVQQHRREAEYYGSLDTD from the exons ATGCTTGTCAGTTGTGTTTTCCGATTCCATAGGTGTTCAGCTTGGCATTTTAGTCGAATATCCTTCACAGGTCAGAACAG GATGTCCTCATCACACCCTGTGGCGGCTCTGTGCCAGATGACCGCGACTCCTGACAAAGAGGCAAACTTTGCGACCGGTGCGCGGCTGGTGGAAGAAGCACAGGCGGCCGGCGCCAGCATGGTATTCCTTCCGGAGGGTTTCGATTACATCGGTTCCAACCTCAAGCAGACCCTGCAGCTGTCCGAGACCCTTTCAGGCGAGACCATCACTCGATACTCGGAGTTGGCCAG gaagTTGGGGGTTTGGCTCTCCCTGGGCGGCTTCCATGAGCGAGGGGAGAACTGGGAGACGAGCAAGCGCATCTATAACAGCCACGTCATCCTCAATGATCAAG GTGACATTGTCAGTGTGTACCGGAAGGGTCACCTCTTTGATGTGGAGTTGGCAGAAAAGGGCGTGTCCTTGAAGGAGAGCTCCTTCACCAACCCGGGCACCACCCTTGTTCCTCCTGTGCAGACTCCTATTGGCAAG GTGGGCCTTGCTGTCTGCTATGACCTGCGTTTCCCTGAGCATTCATTGGCCCTTCTGAGGCATGGGGCAGAGATTCTGACCTATCCCTCTGCCTTCACCGTGGCAACAGGCACCGCCCACTGGGAG GTGCTGTTGCGTGCGCGGGCGGTAGAGACCCAGTGTTACGTGCTGGCCGCGGCGCAGGCTGGCCCCCACCACCCGAAACGCTCCTCCTACGGGCACGCGCTGGCCGTGGACCCCTGGGGGACGGTGCTGTCGGACCTGGGGCCCACGGACTCGGGCCTGGCGCTGGTGGAGGTGGACCTGCAGAAGCTGAGGGACACGCGGAGGGAGATGCCAGTCCAGCAGCACCGCAGGGAGGCCGAGTACTACGGAAGCCTGGACACCGATTGA
- the nit1 gene encoding deaminated glutathione amidase isoform X1, with product MLASHVTIQKGKTLPKYDQCRTCCDQFHCPFCTAEYFKPTKASSVNRHLALHFNRAVQHEGYTIHRCGLGCRPQLHYHCIYCQSMLLRKEDFDKHLVWCKTKQSIKTPLSGAYPDSTATTSTTNPAEPDSAIAEPCPVSTEQCPTSAEPCPTSAEPCPASTELCPLSEPRSPSAESSERGVLARPKGGRVRPVVRTRCPMCSVLMNKRNIGKHIIRKHANLELFDVNATYQCIDENNGVFAVQKTFHDDHCVKKNIRGECSCHESSQSQDSQLNTDIALRTSMRSYRCVQLRMSSSHPVAALCQMTATPDKEANFATGARLVEEAQAAGASMVFLPEGFDYIGSNLKQTLQLSETLSGETITRYSELARKLGVWLSLGGFHERGENWETSKRIYNSHVILNDQGDIVSVYRKGHLFDVELAEKGVSLKESSFTNPGTTLVPPVQTPIGKVGLAVCYDLRFPEHSLALLRHGAEILTYPSAFTVATGTAHWEVLLRARAVETQCYVLAAAQAGPHHPKRSSYGHALAVDPWGTVLSDLGPTDSGLALVEVDLQKLRDTRREMPVQQHRREAEYYGSLDTD from the exons ATGCTCGCTAGTCATGTCACCATCCAGAAAGGAAAGACACTGCCAAAATATGACCAGTGTCGTACATGCTGCGACCAATTTCATTGTCCATTCTGTACGGCAGAATATTTCAAGCCTACAAAAGCCAGTAGTGTGAACCGCCACCTCGCATTACATTTCAACCGGGCAGTCCAACATGAGG GATACACTATCCACCGGTGTGGTTTGGGCTGCAGGCCACAGCTTCATTACCATTGCATATACTGCCAATCAATGCTGCTGCGCAAGGAAGACTTTGATAAACATTTAGTTTGGTGCAAGACTAAACAATCAATCAAAACACCACTGTCTGGTGCGTATCCAGACAGTACAGCGACGACTAGTACTACTAACCCAGCAGAACCAGATTCTGCCATTGCAGAACCGTGTCCAGTAAGCACAGAACAATGTCCAACAAGTGCAGAACCATGCCCAACAAGTGCAGAGCCATGTCCAGCAAGCACAGAACTGTGTCCACTGTCAGAGCCTCGTTCTCCCAGTGCAGAGTCATCTGAACGAGGAGTTCTTGCCCGGCCAAAAGGAGGGCGTGTGAGACCTGTTGTCCGGACAAGGTGCCCAATGTGCAGTGTTCTCATGAACAAGCGTAACATTGGAAAGCACATCATCCGTAAACATGCGAACCTGGAGCTTTTTGATGTAAACGCCACGTACCAGTGTATTGATGAGAATAACGGCGTCTTTGCTGTTCAAAAGACTTTCCATGATGATCACTGCGTCAAGAAGAACATAAGGGGTGAATGTAGTTGCCATGAATCGTCTCAGTCACAGGACAGCCAGTTAAACACGGATATAGCGTTGAGGACCTCCATGAGATCATATAGATGTGTGCAACTCAG GATGTCCTCATCACACCCTGTGGCGGCTCTGTGCCAGATGACCGCGACTCCTGACAAAGAGGCAAACTTTGCGACCGGTGCGCGGCTGGTGGAAGAAGCACAGGCGGCCGGCGCCAGCATGGTATTCCTTCCGGAGGGTTTCGATTACATCGGTTCCAACCTCAAGCAGACCCTGCAGCTGTCCGAGACCCTTTCAGGCGAGACCATCACTCGATACTCGGAGTTGGCCAG gaagTTGGGGGTTTGGCTCTCCCTGGGCGGCTTCCATGAGCGAGGGGAGAACTGGGAGACGAGCAAGCGCATCTATAACAGCCACGTCATCCTCAATGATCAAG GTGACATTGTCAGTGTGTACCGGAAGGGTCACCTCTTTGATGTGGAGTTGGCAGAAAAGGGCGTGTCCTTGAAGGAGAGCTCCTTCACCAACCCGGGCACCACCCTTGTTCCTCCTGTGCAGACTCCTATTGGCAAG GTGGGCCTTGCTGTCTGCTATGACCTGCGTTTCCCTGAGCATTCATTGGCCCTTCTGAGGCATGGGGCAGAGATTCTGACCTATCCCTCTGCCTTCACCGTGGCAACAGGCACCGCCCACTGGGAG GTGCTGTTGCGTGCGCGGGCGGTAGAGACCCAGTGTTACGTGCTGGCCGCGGCGCAGGCTGGCCCCCACCACCCGAAACGCTCCTCCTACGGGCACGCGCTGGCCGTGGACCCCTGGGGGACGGTGCTGTCGGACCTGGGGCCCACGGACTCGGGCCTGGCGCTGGTGGAGGTGGACCTGCAGAAGCTGAGGGACACGCGGAGGGAGATGCCAGTCCAGCAGCACCGCAGGGAGGCCGAGTACTACGGAAGCCTGGACACCGATTGA
- the nit1 gene encoding deaminated glutathione amidase isoform X3: MSSSHPVAALCQMTATPDKEANFATGARLVEEAQAAGASMVFLPEGFDYIGSNLKQTLQLSETLSGETITRYSELARKLGVWLSLGGFHERGENWETSKRIYNSHVILNDQGDIVSVYRKGHLFDVELAEKGVSLKESSFTNPGTTLVPPVQTPIGKVGLAVCYDLRFPEHSLALLRHGAEILTYPSAFTVATGTAHWEVLLRARAVETQCYVLAAAQAGPHHPKRSSYGHALAVDPWGTVLSDLGPTDSGLALVEVDLQKLRDTRREMPVQQHRREAEYYGSLDTD; encoded by the exons ATGTCCTCATCACACCCTGTGGCGGCTCTGTGCCAGATGACCGCGACTCCTGACAAAGAGGCAAACTTTGCGACCGGTGCGCGGCTGGTGGAAGAAGCACAGGCGGCCGGCGCCAGCATGGTATTCCTTCCGGAGGGTTTCGATTACATCGGTTCCAACCTCAAGCAGACCCTGCAGCTGTCCGAGACCCTTTCAGGCGAGACCATCACTCGATACTCGGAGTTGGCCAG gaagTTGGGGGTTTGGCTCTCCCTGGGCGGCTTCCATGAGCGAGGGGAGAACTGGGAGACGAGCAAGCGCATCTATAACAGCCACGTCATCCTCAATGATCAAG GTGACATTGTCAGTGTGTACCGGAAGGGTCACCTCTTTGATGTGGAGTTGGCAGAAAAGGGCGTGTCCTTGAAGGAGAGCTCCTTCACCAACCCGGGCACCACCCTTGTTCCTCCTGTGCAGACTCCTATTGGCAAG GTGGGCCTTGCTGTCTGCTATGACCTGCGTTTCCCTGAGCATTCATTGGCCCTTCTGAGGCATGGGGCAGAGATTCTGACCTATCCCTCTGCCTTCACCGTGGCAACAGGCACCGCCCACTGGGAG GTGCTGTTGCGTGCGCGGGCGGTAGAGACCCAGTGTTACGTGCTGGCCGCGGCGCAGGCTGGCCCCCACCACCCGAAACGCTCCTCCTACGGGCACGCGCTGGCCGTGGACCCCTGGGGGACGGTGCTGTCGGACCTGGGGCCCACGGACTCGGGCCTGGCGCTGGTGGAGGTGGACCTGCAGAAGCTGAGGGACACGCGGAGGGAGATGCCAGTCCAGCAGCACCGCAGGGAGGCCGAGTACTACGGAAGCCTGGACACCGATTGA